The following is a genomic window from Thunnus maccoyii chromosome 13, fThuMac1.1, whole genome shotgun sequence.
TCTGGCCTTCGTTGGAGGGAAGTGCACTCGCTTCCTGGATGGAGAAGGAGGCCGGGTGAAGGGCAAGGTGGCTGTAGCAGCAGGGGCAGTGTTGATCGGCACTGGGCTGCTGTGTTTGATCCCCACATCGTGGACAGCCGGGGCGGTCGTGAAGAGGTTCTACAGCGCCTCCATAGATGCTCAGCGGAGGGAGATTGGAGCCTGTCTCTACATTGGCTGGGGGGCGTCCATCCTTCTTATTCTGGGAGGGGGTCTGTTCATCAGCTCAGCGTGCCCCCTCAAAGCAAACAACGCAGACAAGAACCCCTCTGTCCGCTACCTGGTAGTCCGCTCCTCCAATGGGTCCAGCCAGGCAGGTTCTCATCGCAGCAGGATACCATCAGCAAAGTCTCAGCCTGTAGGAGCAGTTTTCACCAGGTCTCAAAGCTACGAGGGGGCATCCACAAAGTCTCAGCCATACACAAGGCCTCCCTGGGAGGACATGCCTGAGCAGGGATTGAGGCAGGAGTCAGAAAGATCATGGGCACCATCAACAAAGTCTCAGATGAAAAGACCGGAATCAACAAAATCAGAAGAAAGCGACGCTCTTTCTACAAAGTCTCAGCTGAAACGAGCCGAAATGGAAGAGAGTTTATTAGACTCAGTCAAAAGTGACAATGAGGACGCATCCTCGAATCCAGCAAAAACATACCTAtaatatggacacacacactcacaaacatacaaatgcaacactctctctcactctctctacCTTCACACATACAACACTGCAGATGTTTTTATAGATATAGTTATTCTGACATAGTTTACTTTTTGTGATTGTTTACTGATTAAAAGTAGTCTAAGAGGTCAGCATTGTATTTAAACATAGTTATCTTTAAACTCCATCATGTTGTTTTGATCAAAGCACAGAAGGGAAAAGAATTACAGCTttgatatgttttatgttaaatgCACTAAAAGTGAACTGAACCAAACTATAAGGTGCAAGTGAAGTATATTAtagatgtcttcttctttttcaaaaatgaacttttaaaatgttgacatgtGAAGTTTGATATGTTAATAAGCAGCATTACACGGATATCAACTTTATTTCTCGCTGTTTAACTGCACTGAATGAGGAAGAAGTTTACCTCAGACTTTTTAGCTTGTTTGTTTCCACTggacatacagtaaaacaacCTGAATGCATCCTGAGTGATGAAGCAGCTTGAAGCAGCTAAATAATTTAGCCAATTTTTTATGATTAGGctactttaacattttttaattcaagTATGATCTTTCAGATGATTTGATAAGAAAAATGGCCATTAAAAACTCCACTTGCTGCAAataaaatattgcactttttgtTGCATCAGCAAAACTGTTACTTTTAAGAGGGTTTCTGTAAACATTTAGCTTTCTGTTACAACTGTGAAATGtgactttgtttattttgtttggaCAGATATTTTTGACAGATGTGTACATTTACTTTTCAATAAATTACTGTAATTTGATCAAGCAAGTCATAgccttttttcatttatgtaaatgtattacaTTACATGTTGTGCTGTGTTAACATGTCAGATATGGCATCCTCCTGGACATTCAGTCTTCTTCCTGGCTATTGACATCCACAGGACAAACTGGTTTGACAGAGAGTGTGGTTACACTGGAGGTGTGCAATGTTAGAGAAGGGAGGTACAATGTGTTTGTAGAGAATTCAAACTTAGTTTCAGTGACGCATGTTTATGGGACATAtatagttttggttttgcttATTCAAATGTTCAGTGCATCATTATCTAATCAAAATCTGATTTTGTCAGCAGtccaaaatgcaaaatatacTTACTTACTTTAGAGAAGACTTTGTGTGATGACTTAAGgatacaaaatataatttacttAATACTGTAAGtgcataaatacatataatatgAGTATCTcatagagaaataaaaaaaaataatccactGGAACCCCTGCATGCAGAATTGTTTACAGACCAATAATGCATGCTGGGCAGAACTTGGCCAATAccctttaataattaaaatccAAAAGCAAGCCTTCAAATTTTATAAACACCTCCAATCAATCCCCACTCCGAACAGTACAAAGCCCTTCAGTGCCAGGAGTTGAACAAAGATAAGAGTCCCCTCTGTCAGCTGGTCCTGAAgctctgcccacacacacaccagggcTTCAGGACAGACACCAAACAGTCTGGCCCGACCAAATCatctcaaaagaaaaagaaaatgatgtcaAATATTGGAACGAAACCACCGAATCACAAAGtaaattcaaatttcagttgACCCTAAACAGAGAGTACACAGTGGCAGAGTACCTGACCACCGTGATTgatagaaaactaaagaaaacattGACAATGTACAGACTGAGTTGACACAGCCAGGCTATAGAAACAGGCTGTCACAGACAGAGCAGGCTACCCAGGGAAGCCATGCTGTGTTCACTTTGTCATAAAGGAGAGGTTAAGACCGAATCTCACTTCCTATTATACTGTGAGGAGGTTtgctttgaaaaaataaataatatatatccTGAGTATATCTCCCCGATCCTGACAAACTGCCCTTTCTATGTGGGGAGAAAAGTCAGTGTGCAGTAACAGCTGCGAAATAAGTTAAATGTGGTCATACACtaagagaaacaagctctgtaGTAAATATTTAGAGTTCTTACATCTGTgaaaagggttagggttaattttctgtactgcctctgatctgtcatgccaataaagcttatttgaatttgaaatgaaCCAACAACGAAGTAAGTCAAAAATATCAACTTTTAGAAATGAAAAAGCACTCAAGTTTGTTTCACTTCAGTGACTACACAGCTGAGGCTGGTGAAATTAGTTTTCAGTACAACATGGTAGGAAAGATGAGATAAACAGCAGCACATCACTGGATGCTGCCTCGTCCACAGAGGTCTGTAAAGAAAATTCTCACAATAGCTACAGGCTCACCATAAACTCAAAGCGTCCATCAGGATTGATGTTCATGCGCATCTCAGTCTGATGAAACACTGCCATCTTATGGtcaaagccacacacaaacacactggacCCTGAGAGCTCAAAATACTTTGGATTCTGCCGGACTTTTATGATAATAAGAATATATAACCATGATTTGACATTAAACAGCACCAACAGCATATGGGACCCCTAAAATCATTGCATGTACAAAATATAGCTGCAATTATAATATACATATGGTTGTTAAATATaggaaataaaagcagaaataaaggAACATTTCTTTGAATAGAATTATGTTATTGATATTAAATAAGTAAATCTTATTTTGACACTCCTATGCCTAAATCCTGTATTTTACATTCACATAGTTTTATAATATGGGTGAACACatgatattttaatgatttgGAAACACTGTGTTTATAGCAGGCATTCAAATGCcgcatttaaaacatgtttcacgATAAATGGAACAATTTTATAAAGTCAACCTCTCTCCTTTATGCTTCTTGGGGACTTAAATGTTGtatatgagtgttttttttatgtgactaTGTGTTAAAAACAGTTCCAGACAGTCCAATACGATCCCTCAGTCTATGAAAGCATTTTATGATCAACTGTATCAAAAGCAGCACTCAGATCAAGCAGTACCAAAACCGAATGTTTATTGGCATCTAAATTTATCCTGATATCATTAACTAATTTTACTAGGGTTCTCTTTGTACTGTGATTAGCCCAaaatccagactgaaacatttctAACTTATTGTTTGAGttaataaaactatttaattGTATGTACACCTGTTTCTCTCAAATTTAGCTCAACATAGAAGATTAGAGATTGATCTGTTGTTACTGGGTGCTGATGGATCAAGGATACTTTTTTTAATCTCCACTAGTCATCATTGACTAGGAGAGACTGCTGACATCTGGGAGAGACAAGAGATGGGGTTTGAAGGCTTGGCAGTCCAAAGTGATAGGTAGTACTCACCATCTATCACCATGGATACGCACATTACAAGATACTCTCAAGGTCGGATGAGAGCGGTGCAGGATGATCCACATGTAGGACGGACTACTGTTACGAACCCAGATGGCTTACACTACACTTAGTGTGTGCAGATGTGGGAGAGCCTGTCAAACCAAGTGATGTCtcaagaaacataaaaaataaattgggGTGCTCACATCCCAGTAGTGTGCAACACACAAGGATACTTGGTGAGACAGAATGAAACACTTGGACAAGTCTCacaataaaatttaatttgtctgatatttggtttatgaccaaataccttaAAAAGTAAAGACATTCCCCAGCTGTTCTTTGCATTTAGTGCCAATTATCAAATATGCCAGCATGGTAAActaaacatggtaaacataagcatcagcatgttaacattgtcattgtgagcatatcCTGATGTTGGCATTTAGTTCAACGCACCGCTGTGACAAAGTACAGTTCCAGCTGCCATCCTCAGTTTATCTCTGGTCAGAGCTTTCTTCCTGTTGGTTCTCTTTCTGATGGAAGTGTTGCAGCAACGTAAACCTTTTGAGCAGTGGGAACAATGCTGATCATTTATCTGGGTAAAAGCGTGAGAAAAATGATGAAGAGCTAATTCATAGTCTATTTATGAGTGAACTGTATATATCAAATAGGAATCTCtcttcaataaaatgttttaggCTTCTCTTGGTGATAGTTTGACCTTTATATGTTTTACTTCTTGCATTTCTAACACAGAATACAGCTCAGTGTGATGAATTTGTCTGTACTAAAAATAAGCTATTTTGGTTTCTGCCTCTTGAGATACCTAATTGTCTTCAGGACTTGTTATATCAGTGATTAATATGGGATATAGGCTGCAGAGATGGGCTATGATCTGACCTTTCGTTGCCATGGTGGTAACTTAAAATGACTGGTCAGAGTTTAATCAGAGTTTAAGATTAAAGATTTTAATCTCAAGATCTGTTATCCATTCATGGTAAAGATGTGCCTCTAACCCTGACCTAACTTATCTTTAAGTTGCCTTCAAATCctattttcaccaaaacaaagagcagaTACTCAGTGGCTTGACCCTGCCTTGTAGCTACTGTACACTGAATGTACTTAGGGTTAAATGCCATGGTTGGCCTGCTGGCCTGATAGGCCGTCAGAAAACTTTTCACATCTATCTCTGGCCTATTGCACCATTAAAGCCTCCTTTAAAGGATAggcttgctgtaatcattcctcctgttcatgctgaccattaagagattccttcaaaatgcactttcaacataagtgatgggggacaaaatccacaagcctccttctgtgcaaaagttatttaaaagtttatttaaagataTTATGAAGCGTCAGCCGCcaaaattagtcaaatcaagtcaacatctttcaaagtctttttagtgccaaatgctctctttttgttacaatacattttataaaacaaaataatgatagtaataataataataacacattagaatacatttttgtttaaaatgaggACTGTGATTTTTCCCCCAGACTTGAGAAACAGGCATAGAGCAGAAATTTCTTGTTGGCCCCAGCATGGTATTCTTTCCATGTCTATTATATAGACATGATACACTGTATTTTATAGTATTGTATTATTACTGTGTGAATATTACTGTATactttaatatattattatgtacacactgttttaactttttgtgttacttttcactgtcagtgtttgtttatgtcaATGTTGTTAATGATGATTCTTATTAATACTCAGTAACTTTCCTATTTGTTTGATTAATGTGTGGCAGACATGGATGTACTAAAACAGACATAACTGACACCTTCAGCTCTCACGTTTATTTTTCTATTAGGAACACATTACTGTACATCAAGATATTGAACATTTGAAGAAATCTGAAGTAGTTTAGTGCAGCAAGCACATTTTACAGGTACCAACTGTACTGCAATGTGCCATTGTATGTAACATGGACATAGTTAAATATGACACTTGAGAACATTTTAAGTCTTAAATTTACATTATCCATAAATGCAGCTTTACAGCTTCAATTTCAGGTCATTAAGAGACAAAGAATGTCAAGAAATCCTGACATTGTCTACAAATGTAGAGTGtgttatttcagtatttttgtatCTTCTTGcatgattttattttgttcttttgtaaCATTGTTGTGCATTGTCTTATTGCTGTAGTTTCTTATACAGATACACAGAACCCGATATGTAACCGTCCTCCTGCTCTGACACCGCTCTCTCCCAGTCTTCCACCTCAGTGACCTCTACGCGGCTCCAGAGCGCCTCTTCCTCCATCTGCTTCAGCTCACGCTCCAAGGCGTCTTTGTATTCCAGATTGTCACGGTTGCTTCTGGTTGTCATGCAAATGTAGCCACCTGGTAGAAACAGTGCAGTTTTTGTTGCTGAGTGTTTACTCACCTCAGATCAGGGACTGGCAGACTGGCCAGAAATTCATTGCATTGTTGGTCCTACCTTTAGGACTAGAAGTAAAAGCATTTTATCTAACCCCCCATTTAAGAGGTAATAACATcttaaattgtattatttatttagactAGAGCAGTGATTCTGAGAAGCTTGATAAATATGGGCCCAACACTGCAGCTGAGACAGCATCAAACCAAAAAACATATTCTCACCTGGTTTGGCGGATTTGCACAGATCTCTGACCACATCAACGGGAACCTGACCAATACTTAGTGCTCCGACAATCACAACCACATCAAACAAACCTGCAGGATGAAGAGGTGGATGAGTGAAGAAGATACAAGAActtcatttcaaaatgacatAATCACAGTTCAAAAAGTAAAGCTCACAACCTGCTGctactgataataatactaaAGATGAATAATATTCAGTAGccataatattttaaaaaaaggttaaaaacttGATCACAAACAGACATACAGGATTAACAACAACCAAAACTTTCAGCAGtaattaaaatgcaattataAAGTAAACTTCAAATGAATCTCCAACAGCAAACAGCGACagataacaaaataatgataaaaaagacGGTCGATCAATCTGAACGCCAATAATGAACAAAACTAATCCGTCTTAGGATAATTTAATGAATCACAGTGATCAATGACCTGGGTGAAATAATAATGAAGCGTTAAATTACCCCACTGCACAGGTAGTGGCTCCTCTCCAAGCATGGACTGCTTAAGGTCCCGGTACAACTCAGTCTCTCTGGCCAACTCCAACATAGCCTCGCTTCCATCAAGACCCACAAAATGTCCGAATCCATGTTTTTTCATCTGcgcaacagaaacacagaaatactgGTCAAATCAATTGAacatgaaaatttaaaaatggtCGTGATAGTGCTCTTCTGAATCAGAGGAATTCTGAAATACAAGTTTTGATccaaacaagtaaaataaagacaGTGAGGATGATAAAAAATGTctacacattcatacattatCTTCTAAACTTAAACAGTTtacataaaatgtacaatagTAACTCAaaatatgtcatattttataGGAAATAATACTTTAAGTTCTTTCACTTTGAgagaaacatttgcaaaaaaagACCTTTGtcaaatattatattatgtataatattTACGTACTGCATCAAGACTATAAATATGAAGTTTTTTGGCCGGAAAGTTACCAGTGCAGGAGTTTGTTCCCATAACTTGTGAGTTTACCTGTTTGGCCACCAGTCCTGTACCACAGGCCACATCCAACACCACAGCTGCTTCACGGTCACCACTGAAATGGGACGAGATGCTGTTCGCTGCCAGACTTGGTGCGCGATAGTCCAGAACGGCCACATCCTGTTCAGACGAGTTATAAGACAGCAAAGGAGCTTGAGAGGCGTAATAATGATGTACAAGAAAATACCAAATCTTACAACCACCTCCTCACTCTGTactggtttgtgttttttcttcatctgtACTTGAACCcttataaaatataattgatGGATGAAAGAAATAGTTATTGATTGACTTATTTTTCAACACATTACAGCATATAGTGCAAACACTTTATTTGCAAACATGATGTTTGATGTACGGATAATAATTTTCCTATGAAACAATTTCCAACACACGTGACACTATATGTATTTATTCCCACTCATtaacaattatatatatatatatttacaatctTCTTATTTTTGTGGTAGGTGCTGACCTAAATCTACTGTATTAAACTCTAAATGAActgttaataataatcaaataaatttttACCACTGGCAGCAGTCAGtaataacacaaaacatttataatgCAAGTACAGGAATATACTTATCAAAGTCTTATTGtcagtaataaaacacaaattaattagTAGGTGTGCAGATTTATAACAAAACTAATTGATAACCAGACAGATGTTTCACTTTGGATAAACTGATTTATGGACTAGACTTAAGTTTTGGATTTCATCATCTCAATTGAAAATAAATAGTCTTGTCActaaaaaaagagaatgaagggcattttaaacaaaaaaatctccCACTTTTGCAAAGTTTATAAGTGTCAATTATTGAGCCTCGACATGATCGACCAATCAAATTATTTGCTTAGAAGAAGCTTTTACAGTCTGAAGGTTAACAAACCTTAATAACAAACTTCATGCTAATATCTTCACCTCCTTTACATCCTGGAGAGGGTGTTCAAGGTGaattatagaaaaaaac
Proteins encoded in this region:
- the LOC121910229 gene encoding claudin-4-like, coding for MASMGMQMLASALCLLGWAGVIISCVMPMWKVTAFVGSTIVTSQTIWEGIWMTCVIQSTGQIQCKPYESLLALGGDLQAARALTVLAIATGGVGLILAFVGGKCTRFLDGEGGRVKGKVAVAAGAVLIGTGLLCLIPTSWTAGAVVKRFYSASIDAQRREIGACLYIGWGASILLILGGGLFISSACPLKANNADKNPSVRYLVVRSSNGSSQAGSHRSRIPSAKSQPVGAVFTRSQSYEGASTKSQPYTRPPWEDMPEQGLRQESERSWAPSTKSQMKRPESTKSEESDALSTKSQLKRAEMEESLLDSVKSDNEDASSNPAKTYL
- the mettl27 gene encoding methyltransferase-like protein 27, whose translation is MMSAVTNTFENVKAVILSAHKSTTSRDKVNFYNTWAENYNQDVAVLDYRAPSLAANSISSHFSGDREAAVVLDVACGTGLVAKQMKKHGFGHFVGLDGSEAMLELARETELYRDLKQSMLGEEPLPVQWGLFDVVVIVGALSIGQVPVDVVRDLCKSAKPGGYICMTTRSNRDNLEYKDALERELKQMEEEALWSRVEVTEVEDWERAVSEQEDGYISGSVYLYKKLQQ